The DNA region CTCGTTTAGTCTCACTCCATAATTTAATGTCGTGATCTCTGCCGTTCATTTTTCAAGGCCATATTCAACGATTACATGTATACctatatacctatatatatatatataaaataaagcaCATAATGATGGTGGACATGAACGTACCTTTGCAGCAGGGCTCAACATTGGCAAGCAAGGACTTTCACCATGGCTGACACTTGGCTCAACAATTGCAGCCGGCCTCATCTGATCCACGCCATCAGCGGCAGCTTGGAGAGCATTCCGATTGCCATTGATGGTCTCATGCACTGTGTCTATGTTCACAGTGATACGTTTCGCAGTGTACCTCTTCACGCTTGAGCGAATCCCACCACTCATGATAGTGTCTAGTTAAGATTTTAAACGACCGAAACCAACCCCCATCGTCAGAAACTCAACCAAAATTACtagtcaaagaaagaaaaaaacaaaaattaatcacTTAATATTTTGAACTCTATACAAATCACCACGTTACCACTTTGGATCACTAGCACTGATGCTCCAGTTCTTCAAATAGACGAAGAAGACAGAAAACTCACGAGTTAAAaaattttagaagaaaaaatatcagaggatataaaacaaataaaaacaattaggaAAAAGTTGACAAACCCTAATTCTGAAGAAACTGTATACATGCACGAATGAAAAGAAAAGTCACCAACTATCATCAGATCAATAGCAAGTTTGCCAGATAACAAGAGAGCGAgaaaaaggagggagagaggcTGCTACTggacagagagagagactttGCCGGCCGTAGACCGATGACCACATTTTATTTAGCGCGTTTTCTAACTGCGATATGAACTAGAAATTTGTAATAAAGGCTGCCAAAACATATAGAAATTTATTTATAgtctacttttttttattagtatAGGGAGATAGGTAACAACAGTACAAGAGAATATATATCCGTGATAAGTAAGTGTTTCCGCTCTATCGGGCATTTTGTGGACATCACCAAGCTAGTTCTTTTCTCTGTTACCGTACAAAGCCGGAAATTCGGCAGCTGAAGTTCTCATCATTGCACTACCATGTCATCCCAATCGTACCATTCATTCTTTGCCCTTCCATGGATATCAATGCAAAGGGGGtgaccagaaaaaaaaaaaatcacaaagcaTACAAGCCAGAATCAGAAACATCAGTTCTGATCAAAGTTTTTCAAATCGGAGGTGTTATCATCCATAATCGCCACCTGCACTCATCATAAAGTAGTTGTCTGGACTTAGGCTTATTTTTTTCAAGAGTAATGTCTCTTGAAACTTGACCAATCTCATCTTCTCccctaaaactcaaatttcGTTACTTTAACACCCTGATCTTGATATTCGCTTCACTTTGGCGTGATCTGTTTATTCCGTTAAATTTGCTGACGTGGCTGCTTATGTGGCGTTCATGTGGCATTCATAGAAAAGGTTATTGGTCAATTCACCCTTTATTTATCTAATGGTAACAAACTTAAAAGGGAAAGATGTAAAAGCCAAACTTCTCCTCTTCCCCTGCCTTCCACATTCCCCTCAACAGAAAACCACTCAAAATCAAATGAACCCAAAACTTCATCAAAATTCATAATTCGACCGTACATATTGAACATTAAGAAGAAGGCGGCAATGATTGTCCATCAAAATTCAACAGAAATTTCACCTTGTTGATTAAGAACAATCAGAAGATGAACTATAGTATCATGGTTGGGAAAATAACGAATGGAATGCAGAATCAGTATCCTCACTCCTAAACTTACTTGTCCTGACGAAAGGCTGCCTTTTTCTTCATAAACAATTCCGTAATCCTGCTTGAGTTATATTCTTTTTCACATTAATCGCCGATTTTTCCTTCTCACCCTTGATTGATGCCCTTGAAACCTGCACGCTTAATTTCGGATTCTTGAGTGCGAGGGCCTCAAATTGAGCAGAAAAAACTACGTCACTCATGTTTATGGCAATGTAATCCAGTACATTGTCCTTCAGTGCTTGGTAGGAGCAAGCATCCGCAACCTCCAGAGCATCGAGAGCATTGGTTGAACTCAGGGAGTTGAGCATATGACGCACACAAAATCTGCCCAAGTATGGTATTCCGTACTTAGTCGCTGCGACTGACAAGGAGAAGACATGCTTGttcatttgatcttcaagcaGGTCCGCATTATAGAGGAAATCCACGAGAGACTTGAGCTCTTCGTGATTCAACTCAGGCAGTGTTATGTTGTCCACCTGGTTTGTTGGAGCTTTGGAGCATCCTTCCGTGTTTGGAATGTTCAAGATTTTCGATCTTGTTGCCTACAGTCAGAACTCAGAATAACAATGATCAATTGACCTAGTACAAGTTACGGATCATAGTCTAGACTCCAAAGTTAAACACACTCTGTAACTACTAGTAGAAGATACATGATCGGATACATATTCCAATGCAATTCAATGTCCATCTTGTGAAATACACAAAAACCGCACAACTTGTAAATGCAGAGGATCGGTATTCGATACCGAGAGTGAGATGGAGAGTGTATACCAATAAGAGTTTATGTGCAGGTATAGTAGGCCCATTGTCACCCGGATGAAGTAGTATATCAGTGGGAGCATGATCTCTGTATGCAGGAGCAAATCCATTTAAGTATTCAATCTTTTCATGGAGTTCTTCCAAATCTAATGTTTCAAATTTCCTTTTTTGGAGTAAACCTTCTGATGTTTGTTTAGCATTACTCGCCTCCCTGAGATCCTGAGGAGCAAAGGAAATTAAAAGGATATCGCAAAATGATAAAATGGGAAGCCAATCAACGAGGTGCAGACATCGATCATCATAAATGATTTTTTAGGACTTGGAGAAGTGATTTCAACACGTTTATCTTGTTCATATTCTTATTTATTTCTCGATTTTGAATGAGTCAAAGGAGattcaagaaacaaaaacaaacatggATGTACAAAGGGGAAACAAGTGTGTTGGTATTATTTTCCTTTCTTAATCTTGTGAACACAATATGGAAAGTGATTAGGAAGTTAGAGAATGAAGTTAGTTTAGAAAGTAAGAAATGGACCAAATGGTGGGTTGGATTTGATGGTATTGTGTGCGTGAAATTGAACTTttttacaaatattaaaaagaaCAATGCTTTGGCTTC from Malus domestica chromosome 01, GDT2T_hap1 includes:
- the LOC103444476 gene encoding BTB/POZ domain-containing protein At1g01640-like is translated as MTGGLRSNVKRYTVKCLILGGATMPETKSSSSLSDPRDADSADKKPRDGSSLPETSLGDGKVPCLPMLTSTAKDLREASNAKQTSEGLLQKRKFETLDLEELHEKIEYLNGFAPAYRDHAPTDILLHPGDNGPTIPAHKLLLATRSKILNIPNTEGCSKAPTNQVDNITLPELNHEELKSLVDFLYNADLLEDQMNKHVFSLSVAATKYGIPYLGRFCVRHMLNSLSSTNALDALEVADACSYQALKDNVLDYIAINMSDVVFSAQFEALALKNPKLSVQVSRASIKGEKEKSAINVKKNITQAGLRNCL